From Fundulus heteroclitus isolate FHET01 chromosome 5, MU-UCD_Fhet_4.1, whole genome shotgun sequence, a single genomic window includes:
- the mafgb gene encoding v-maf avian musculoaponeurotic fibrosarcoma oncogene homolog Gb isoform X4: MKVKREPGENGTSLTDEELVTMSVRELNQHLRGLSKEEILQLKQRRRTLKNRGYAASCRVKRVTQKEELEKQKAQLQQEVDKLANENASMRIELDALRSKYEALQTFARTVARSPTVGVGVRAGGGGGGVPSSVIGPLIPGKVATATSVITIVKSKTDARS, encoded by the exons ATGAAA GTGAAGCGTGAGCCGGGCGAAAATGGCACCAGCCTCACGGACGAGGAGCTGGTGACCATGTCTGTACGGGAGTTGAACCAGCACCTCCGGGGGCTCTCCAAAGAGGAGATCCTGCAGCTTAAACAGAGGAGGCGGACCCTCAAGAACCGAGGCTACGCCGCCAGCTGCCGAGTCAAGCGGGTCACCCagaaggaggagctggagaagcaGAAGGcccagctgcagcaggaggTGGACAAGCTGGCCAATGAGAACGCTTCCATGCGCATTGAGCTGGACGCTCTCAGGTCCAAGTACGAAGCCTTGCAGACCTTCGCCAGGACTGTGGCGCGGAGCCCCACCGTCGGGGTTGGGGTGAGGGccggagggggaggaggaggggtgcCGTCGTCGGTCATCGGCCCGCTCATACCGGGGAAGGTGGCGACGGCGACGAGCGTGATCACGATAGTCAAGTCAAAGACAGACGCGCGGTCTTGA
- the mafgb gene encoding v-maf avian musculoaponeurotic fibrosarcoma oncogene homolog Gb isoform X2: MATRRRRRRRRARGRTKVCAEEQGSCGMTTTNKGNKALKVKREPGENGTSLTDEELVTMSVRELNQHLRGLSKEEILQLKQRRRTLKNRGYAASCRVKRVTQKEELEKQKAQLQQEVDKLANENASMRIELDALRSKYEALQTFARTVARSPTVGVGVRAGGGGGGVPSSVIGPLIPGKVATATSVITIVKSKTDARS, from the exons GTTTGCGCAGAAGAGCAAGGCTCTTGTGGCATGACGACGACTAACAAGGGAAATAAAGCCTTAAAG GTGAAGCGTGAGCCGGGCGAAAATGGCACCAGCCTCACGGACGAGGAGCTGGTGACCATGTCTGTACGGGAGTTGAACCAGCACCTCCGGGGGCTCTCCAAAGAGGAGATCCTGCAGCTTAAACAGAGGAGGCGGACCCTCAAGAACCGAGGCTACGCCGCCAGCTGCCGAGTCAAGCGGGTCACCCagaaggaggagctggagaagcaGAAGGcccagctgcagcaggaggTGGACAAGCTGGCCAATGAGAACGCTTCCATGCGCATTGAGCTGGACGCTCTCAGGTCCAAGTACGAAGCCTTGCAGACCTTCGCCAGGACTGTGGCGCGGAGCCCCACCGTCGGGGTTGGGGTGAGGGccggagggggaggaggaggggtgcCGTCGTCGGTCATCGGCCCGCTCATACCGGGGAAGGTGGCGACGGCGACGAGCGTGATCACGATAGTCAAGTCAAAGACAGACGCGCGGTCTTGA
- the mafgb gene encoding v-maf avian musculoaponeurotic fibrosarcoma oncogene homolog Gb isoform X3 — MTTTNKGNKALKVKREPGENGTSLTDEELVTMSVRELNQHLRGLSKEEILQLKQRRRTLKNRGYAASCRVKRVTQKEELEKQKAQLQQEVDKLANENASMRIELDALRSKYEALQTFARTVARSPTVGVGVRAGGGGGGVPSSVIGPLIPGKVATATSVITIVKSKTDARS, encoded by the exons ATGACGACGACTAACAAGGGAAATAAAGCCTTAAAG GTGAAGCGTGAGCCGGGCGAAAATGGCACCAGCCTCACGGACGAGGAGCTGGTGACCATGTCTGTACGGGAGTTGAACCAGCACCTCCGGGGGCTCTCCAAAGAGGAGATCCTGCAGCTTAAACAGAGGAGGCGGACCCTCAAGAACCGAGGCTACGCCGCCAGCTGCCGAGTCAAGCGGGTCACCCagaaggaggagctggagaagcaGAAGGcccagctgcagcaggaggTGGACAAGCTGGCCAATGAGAACGCTTCCATGCGCATTGAGCTGGACGCTCTCAGGTCCAAGTACGAAGCCTTGCAGACCTTCGCCAGGACTGTGGCGCGGAGCCCCACCGTCGGGGTTGGGGTGAGGGccggagggggaggaggaggggtgcCGTCGTCGGTCATCGGCCCGCTCATACCGGGGAAGGTGGCGACGGCGACGAGCGTGATCACGATAGTCAAGTCAAAGACAGACGCGCGGTCTTGA
- the mafgb gene encoding v-maf avian musculoaponeurotic fibrosarcoma oncogene homolog Gb isoform X1 produces the protein MQSFTDAKICNMLPQQDRNARFCFIPPYSLVCAEEQGSCGMTTTNKGNKALKVKREPGENGTSLTDEELVTMSVRELNQHLRGLSKEEILQLKQRRRTLKNRGYAASCRVKRVTQKEELEKQKAQLQQEVDKLANENASMRIELDALRSKYEALQTFARTVARSPTVGVGVRAGGGGGGVPSSVIGPLIPGKVATATSVITIVKSKTDARS, from the exons ATGCAGTCTTTTACAGATGCTAAAATCTGTAACATGCTCCCACAACAGGACCGAAATGCTAGATTTTGCTTTATACCTCCTTATTCGTTG GTTTGCGCAGAAGAGCAAGGCTCTTGTGGCATGACGACGACTAACAAGGGAAATAAAGCCTTAAAG GTGAAGCGTGAGCCGGGCGAAAATGGCACCAGCCTCACGGACGAGGAGCTGGTGACCATGTCTGTACGGGAGTTGAACCAGCACCTCCGGGGGCTCTCCAAAGAGGAGATCCTGCAGCTTAAACAGAGGAGGCGGACCCTCAAGAACCGAGGCTACGCCGCCAGCTGCCGAGTCAAGCGGGTCACCCagaaggaggagctggagaagcaGAAGGcccagctgcagcaggaggTGGACAAGCTGGCCAATGAGAACGCTTCCATGCGCATTGAGCTGGACGCTCTCAGGTCCAAGTACGAAGCCTTGCAGACCTTCGCCAGGACTGTGGCGCGGAGCCCCACCGTCGGGGTTGGGGTGAGGGccggagggggaggaggaggggtgcCGTCGTCGGTCATCGGCCCGCTCATACCGGGGAAGGTGGCGACGGCGACGAGCGTGATCACGATAGTCAAGTCAAAGACAGACGCGCGGTCTTGA